One genomic region from Granulicatella adiacens ATCC 49175 encodes:
- a CDS encoding ABC transporter ATP-binding protein, with protein sequence MLLEVNGLTKNFGGLSAVSNVSMKVNKGELIGLIGPNGAGKTTFFNLLTGVYEPTEGTVSLEVDGQLKNLNGLPPYKRTTLGMARTFQNIRLFKDITVLENVMIAMHSHSSDSLFSTLFRTKKYYDTEAKMREEAIELLKIFELDTLKEEKAKNLAYGQQRELEIVRALATKPKILFLDEPAAGMNPQETAQLTELIAKIQKEFDLTVVLIEHDMSLVMKICQRIYVLEYGRLLAEGTPEEIKQNPAVIKAYLGGE encoded by the coding sequence ATGTTATTAGAAGTAAATGGACTAACTAAAAACTTTGGTGGACTTTCCGCGGTATCTAATGTTTCTATGAAAGTAAACAAGGGAGAACTTATCGGACTCATCGGGCCAAATGGTGCTGGGAAAACGACTTTCTTCAACTTGTTAACAGGGGTGTATGAGCCAACAGAAGGAACAGTGAGTTTAGAAGTAGACGGACAGTTGAAAAACTTAAACGGGCTTCCTCCATATAAACGCACCACTCTTGGAATGGCACGTACTTTCCAAAATATTCGTCTCTTTAAAGATATAACGGTACTAGAGAATGTAATGATTGCGATGCACTCGCACTCAAGTGACTCATTATTCTCAACCTTATTCCGTACGAAAAAATACTATGATACAGAAGCAAAAATGCGCGAAGAAGCGATTGAGTTGCTAAAGATTTTTGAGTTGGATACACTTAAAGAGGAAAAGGCGAAAAACTTAGCTTACGGACAACAACGTGAGCTTGAGATCGTTCGTGCGTTAGCGACAAAACCAAAAATCTTATTCTTGGATGAGCCAGCAGCGGGGATGAACCCTCAAGAGACGGCTCAATTAACAGAACTAATTGCGAAAATTCAAAAAGAATTTGATTTGACAGTGGTGTTAATCGAACACGATATGTCACTTGTGATGAAAATTTGCCAACGCATTTACGTGTTGGAATATGGAAGACTTCTTGCAGAAGGAACTCCAGAAGAAATTAAACAAAATCCTGCAGTGATTAAAGCGTACTTAGGAGGTGAGTAG
- a CDS encoding ABC transporter substrate-binding protein — MKLKQFTLGAVVAAILAGCGSAADSNTVKIGGNFELTGNVATYGTSMNNAAQLAVEQKGKLLDKELKYVSYDNKSDKTEVASVAKKLASEKVVGVVGPATTGDAAVSIPVNEQAKIPTVFPATTGDGVTLKNAGDASSVYEYIYRVCFSDSYQGVVGANFVNKKFGKAKVAILQDTGNDYSKGLADAFEKTYTDSKIGGSVVAREYYQTKDTDFQAVLTTLKSKDFDVLYVPGYYEEVGLIIKQAREMGITQPIVGGDGLASDKLAALAGNSSNLSNVYYTSHFSTLSKDSDVQEFVKAYKEKFGTNPDTFAALSYDATQLLMKAIETAGSTDPQAITKALAETKEFDGVTGTFSMGADHTPVKSAVVIEFQNGQEVSAQEYSAE; from the coding sequence ATGAAATTAAAACAATTCACATTAGGAGCTGTGGTTGCAGCCATTTTAGCAGGTTGTGGAAGTGCAGCAGATAGCAACACAGTCAAAATCGGAGGAAACTTCGAATTAACAGGGAACGTAGCAACTTACGGAACTTCAATGAACAATGCAGCACAATTAGCGGTTGAGCAAAAAGGGAAGTTACTTGATAAGGAATTAAAATACGTTTCATATGACAACAAATCAGATAAGACAGAAGTAGCTTCTGTTGCGAAAAAATTAGCTTCTGAAAAAGTAGTCGGGGTTGTTGGACCAGCAACTACAGGGGATGCAGCAGTATCAATCCCTGTAAATGAACAAGCTAAAATCCCAACAGTATTCCCAGCAACAACAGGAGACGGTGTAACATTGAAAAACGCTGGAGATGCATCTTCAGTATATGAATACATCTACCGTGTATGTTTCTCTGACAGCTACCAAGGGGTTGTAGGAGCAAACTTCGTTAACAAGAAATTCGGAAAAGCTAAAGTAGCCATCTTACAAGATACAGGTAATGACTACTCTAAAGGTTTAGCAGATGCCTTTGAAAAAACTTATACTGATAGCAAAATCGGTGGGTCAGTTGTAGCTCGTGAATACTATCAAACAAAAGATACAGACTTCCAAGCGGTATTAACAACATTGAAATCTAAAGACTTCGATGTATTATACGTACCTGGTTACTATGAAGAAGTTGGTCTAATCATCAAACAAGCTCGTGAAATGGGAATCACTCAACCAATCGTTGGTGGAGACGGTCTTGCAAGTGACAAGTTAGCAGCATTAGCTGGAAACAGTTCAAACCTTTCAAACGTTTACTACACATCTCACTTCTCAACATTGAGTAAAGATAGTGATGTTCAAGAGTTTGTAAAAGCATATAAAGAAAAATTTGGTACAAACCCAGATACTTTCGCAGCTTTAAGTTATGACGCAACTCAATTATTAATGAAAGCTATTGAGACTGCTGGTTCAACAGATCCACAAGCAATCACAAAAGCTTTAGCAGAAACAAAAGAATTTGATGGTGTAACAGGTACATTCTCAATGGGTGCTGACCACACACCAGTGAAATCAGCGGTTGTAATCGAGTTCCAAAATGGACAAGAAGTAAGTGCTCAAGAGTACTCTGCTGAGTAA
- a CDS encoding branched-chain amino acid ABC transporter permease produces MELLIQQLVNGLAVGSIYALIALGYTMVYGTIKLINFAHGDVYMMGAFIGYFAVMVLKLNIFLALLLAMVACAVLGVVIERVAYKPLRKSTRVAALITAIGVSYLLENVMSYFFGAESRPFPSDFGTETFTLFGDISVNGKQILIFGITILLMALLQFIVRYTKMGKAMRAVAVDEQAAQLMGIDVDGVISFTFALGSALAGIAGVLVGIYYNTISTTMGITVGLKAFVAAVLGGIGSIPGAMVGGYLIGLLETMVSFFGYSPYRDGVVYLLLFIILIVLPAGLFGKNVREKV; encoded by the coding sequence ATGGAGTTGTTAATTCAACAATTGGTAAACGGGCTCGCAGTCGGAAGTATTTATGCCTTAATTGCGCTCGGGTATACCATGGTTTATGGGACGATTAAACTGATTAACTTCGCACATGGTGATGTGTACATGATGGGGGCATTCATTGGTTACTTTGCGGTAATGGTTTTGAAATTGAATATTTTCCTAGCCTTATTATTAGCCATGGTAGCATGTGCCGTTTTAGGAGTGGTGATTGAACGTGTCGCGTATAAGCCGCTTCGTAAATCAACTCGTGTGGCTGCATTAATTACAGCCATCGGGGTTTCTTATTTGTTAGAAAATGTGATGAGTTATTTCTTTGGGGCGGAATCACGTCCATTCCCTTCAGACTTTGGAACAGAAACATTCACCTTATTCGGAGATATTTCTGTGAATGGAAAACAAATCCTGATTTTTGGGATTACAATTTTATTAATGGCTTTATTACAATTTATCGTTCGTTATACAAAAATGGGGAAAGCCATGCGTGCCGTTGCTGTTGATGAACAAGCCGCTCAATTAATGGGGATTGACGTAGATGGAGTGATTTCATTTACGTTCGCGCTTGGTTCAGCACTTGCGGGGATTGCAGGTGTCCTTGTTGGGATTTACTACAATACGATTTCTACAACAATGGGAATTACAGTTGGATTGAAAGCCTTCGTAGCAGCTGTACTTGGGGGTATCGGAAGTATCCCTGGAGCGATGGTCGGTGGCTATCTCATCGGTCTATTAGAAACAATGGTAAGCTTCTTCGGATATTCCCCATATCGTGACGGAGTGGTTTATCTTCTATTATTTATTATTTTAATCGTATTACCAGCTGGATTGTTTGGTAAAAATGTCAGAGAGAAAGTGTAG
- a CDS encoding branched-chain amino acid ABC transporter permease: protein MQRFHKKNIRWTLFALGMYALLFVLVQTGVINFYYESTFINIMINIIYAVGLNLILGVAGQFSLGHAGFIAIGSYSGAILGKMINGLPGLFAGMAVGVVISVIVAFLVGLPTLRLKGDYLAIATLGVAEIIRVAVTNMKITNGAAGISGIPLTNTWTITYIFLVVTTILILNYTFSSAGRATYGVLQDEIAAESMGVQVTKYKILAFVLGAATASIGGTLSATTLGAVTPGDFTFMKSIDVLIIVVFGGIGSFTGSFVAAVLLGIINLVLQPFGQLRMIIYAVALILIMIFRPGGLLGTWEFKLGNLKFSKKKEAKESGK from the coding sequence ATGCAAAGATTTCATAAAAAGAATATTCGTTGGACATTGTTCGCATTAGGAATGTACGCACTTCTTTTCGTACTTGTACAAACAGGAGTAATCAACTTCTACTACGAAAGTACCTTCATTAATATCATGATTAATATCATCTATGCTGTTGGATTGAACCTCATCCTTGGGGTTGCCGGACAGTTCTCACTTGGACATGCAGGATTTATCGCCATTGGTTCTTATAGTGGAGCTATTCTTGGAAAAATGATCAATGGGCTTCCTGGACTATTTGCTGGAATGGCAGTTGGGGTTGTTATTTCAGTTATCGTGGCATTTCTTGTTGGATTACCAACGCTTCGTTTAAAGGGAGACTACCTTGCGATTGCGACTCTAGGGGTTGCTGAAATTATTCGTGTAGCCGTGACCAATATGAAAATCACAAATGGGGCTGCCGGAATCAGTGGGATTCCTTTAACCAATACATGGACGATTACTTATATTTTCTTAGTGGTAACAACGATTTTAATCTTAAATTACACTTTCAGTAGTGCCGGCCGTGCAACTTATGGGGTGTTACAAGACGAAATCGCAGCTGAGTCCATGGGGGTTCAAGTGACGAAGTATAAAATCTTAGCTTTCGTATTAGGAGCAGCCACTGCAAGTATCGGTGGAACTCTTTCTGCGACAACGCTAGGAGCAGTAACACCTGGTGACTTCACGTTCATGAAATCCATCGATGTATTAATTATTGTCGTATTCGGAGGAATTGGAAGTTTCACTGGTTCATTTGTAGCAGCAGTATTGCTTGGCATTATCAACCTTGTCCTACAACCATTTGGACAATTACGGATGATCATCTATGCAGTAGCGTTAATTTTAATTATGATCTTCCGTCCGGGTGGATTACTTGGAACATGGGAATTCAAACTAGGGAACTTGAAGTTTTCTAAGAAAAAAGAGGCAAAGGAGAGTGGGAAGTAA